In the Rhinatrema bivittatum chromosome 6, aRhiBiv1.1, whole genome shotgun sequence genome, one interval contains:
- the LOC115094695 gene encoding uncharacterized protein LOC115094695, translating to MLDCDWALTAEPQEATASMEEGSSAKWEMWIRVKSNNTIPSPSQPKSIVKTIEDTIHIPSSHYCMPAPQEEGGSRQWGKTDLPPKLESTLELHHRTEARAAAAAAAAAAGKGGQSKLWSSARESIRVDIGKEGQPCHTTPAAEWGGTGNCVLLRGGEKGEKRTLGGVGKKGRFCGTREGRGIQLAYIATKYMLVSPGGKKI from the exons ATGCTGGATTGTGATTGGGCACTCACTGCAGAGCCACAGGAGGCAACTGCTTCTATGGAGGAAGGAAGCAGTGCTAAGTGGGagatgtggataagggtgaagaG caacaatacgattccctccccctcccagccgaaatcgatcgttaagacgatcgaggatacgattcacatccctagcagccaCTACTGCATGCCAGCACctcaggaggaaggaggaagtcgGCAATGGGGGAAAACAGATCTACCACCAAAGCTGGAATCAACACTGGAATTGCACCACAGGACGGAAGCCagagctgctgcagctgctgcggctgctgctgcagGAAAAGGAGGCCAGAGTAAACTTTGGAGTTCTGCTAGAGAATCTATCAGAGTTGATATTGGGAAGGAAGGTCAACCCTGCCATACAACACCAGCTGCAGAATGGGGAGGCACAGGGAACTGTGTCCTTCTGAGAggaggggaaaaaggagaaaagaggacACTGGGAGGGGTGGGAAAAAAAGGGAGATTTTGCGGGACGAGAGAAGGAAGAG GTATTCAACTAGCGTACATTGCCACAAAATATATGCTTGTTTCTCCAGGTGGAAAGAAAATCTAG